A stretch of the Aneurinibacillus migulanus genome encodes the following:
- a CDS encoding helix-turn-helix transcriptional regulator, whose protein sequence is MNESLRTPFTKEIFERMVSEKLRLIRTEARLTQEQMADVIGLSKKTLVQVEKDRKTLGFTAAALVGVLFRNSEIVQAMFGDSTLEIVELLAFAEGNPQASELSDMEWIAHAQAKARYQSTGRRIWWKDEKIGQRYTKQSHILTGHFRIVDKDETLHYYGADSAEADAKLVQLEHSRHSQEKGE, encoded by the coding sequence ATGAATGAATCTCTTCGTACGCCGTTTACGAAAGAAATATTCGAGCGGATGGTTTCCGAAAAATTACGGCTTATCCGCACGGAAGCTCGCCTGACGCAGGAACAGATGGCCGATGTCATCGGTTTATCCAAAAAAACGCTCGTTCAGGTGGAAAAGGATCGCAAAACGCTTGGCTTCACCGCAGCTGCTCTTGTCGGTGTGTTGTTTCGTAATAGCGAAATTGTGCAGGCTATGTTTGGCGATTCCACTCTTGAAATTGTCGAATTGCTAGCATTTGCGGAAGGAAATCCACAAGCAAGCGAGCTTTCTGACATGGAATGGATTGCACATGCCCAGGCAAAAGCCCGCTATCAGAGCACAGGCCGACGCATCTGGTGGAAGGATGAGAAAATCGGACAGCGGTACACGAAACAATCCCATATACTAACCGGTCACTTTCGCATTGTAGATAAAGACGAAACCCTCCATTACTATGGGGCGGATTCCGCAGAGGCAGACGCAAAGCTTGTGCAGCTCGAACATTCGAGGCATAGCCAGGAGAAGGGAGAATAG
- a CDS encoding CaiB/BaiF CoA transferase family protein produces the protein MLTSPSSQKGVTGQREPYSPGALEGIKVIDLTRVLAGPYCTMILGDLGADIIKVEAPGGSDETRGWGPPDIGGESAYYLCANRNKRAMTLNLKDEKARSILRELVKDADVVINNFKTGTMEKWGLGYEALSEANPRLIYASISGFGQTGSYKDIPGYDYIVQAMGGMMSITGSEETGPMKVGVAIADVATGLYAAIGILAALREREQSGVGQMIDLALFDSQISLLVNVASNYLVSGKVPKRYGNQHPNIVPYQTFMAADMEMVVAVGNDQQFRKLCTLLNREEWSQDPRFSTNSMRLANREEICGLLAEEFKKRSAAEWLAELTDVGIPNAPIYDMDQLFHDPQVEARGMKVNTWHPTAGEVPMVGSPLKLSRTPVSVRRHPPLAGEHTKEILMEHGFAEEQIDEWLNDHTI, from the coding sequence ATGCTTACTTCGCCGTCGAGTCAGAAGGGTGTAACGGGACAACGAGAGCCGTACAGTCCGGGTGCGTTAGAAGGTATTAAGGTAATCGATTTGACCCGTGTATTGGCCGGGCCTTACTGCACAATGATTCTTGGAGATCTCGGGGCCGACATTATTAAGGTGGAAGCGCCTGGTGGAAGTGATGAGACGAGAGGATGGGGTCCTCCAGATATTGGAGGAGAAAGCGCTTACTACCTGTGTGCTAACCGCAACAAGAGAGCGATGACGCTCAACTTGAAAGATGAGAAAGCGCGCAGCATTCTTCGGGAACTGGTGAAAGACGCAGATGTAGTGATTAACAACTTCAAGACTGGAACAATGGAAAAGTGGGGATTGGGATACGAAGCGCTCTCTGAAGCGAACCCACGTTTGATTTATGCATCGATTAGCGGCTTCGGACAAACGGGTTCGTACAAAGACATTCCTGGCTATGATTACATCGTACAGGCGATGGGCGGAATGATGAGCATTACCGGTAGTGAAGAGACCGGACCGATGAAAGTCGGCGTCGCCATCGCAGACGTAGCAACGGGATTGTATGCAGCTATCGGAATTCTGGCAGCGTTGCGTGAACGGGAACAATCAGGTGTGGGACAGATGATAGATTTGGCTTTGTTCGATTCGCAGATTTCATTGCTGGTGAATGTAGCGAGCAATTATCTCGTCTCAGGTAAAGTACCGAAGCGATACGGTAACCAGCATCCAAACATTGTTCCGTATCAGACATTTATGGCGGCCGATATGGAAATGGTCGTTGCGGTAGGCAATGACCAGCAGTTCCGTAAATTGTGCACGCTGCTGAATCGTGAGGAATGGAGTCAAGACCCACGCTTTTCTACCAATTCGATGCGGCTTGCCAACCGTGAAGAGATATGCGGGTTACTGGCAGAAGAATTCAAGAAGCGGTCGGCGGCAGAGTGGCTGGCTGAATTGACGGACGTAGGTATTCCGAATGCACCCATCTACGATATGGACCAATTGTTTCATGACCCGCAGGTGGAAGCGCGCGGGATGAAAGTGAACACCTGGCATCCGACTGCAGGCGAAGTACCGATGGTCGGCAGTCCACTTAAGCTATCGCGGACCCCCGTGTCGGTGCGTCGTCATCCGCCTCTTGCGGGCGAGCATACAAAAGAAATTCTGATGGAGCACGGGTTTGCGGAAGAGCAAATTGATGAATGGCTGAACGATCATACTATTTAA
- a CDS encoding acyl-CoA dehydrogenase family protein, whose protein sequence is MSFGLTEEQEAVRKMVRSFVDKEIMPYIQEWDANGHFERSVMTRLADLDLMGVCIPEEYGGSGMDYNTLAIVCEELERGDTAFRTAVSVHTGLNSMTLLQWGNEEQKQKYLIPQAKGEKIGAFGLTEPNAGSDVAAMQTTAVRDSDEYILNGQKTWISLCDVADHFLVFAYTDKSKKHKGISCFIVERTFEGFSSKAIKGKLGIRAGNTGEIFFDNVRVPAANLVGEEGEGFKIAMAALDNGRFTVAAGACGLIQACLEESLKYCQERSTFGKEIGKHQLVQQMIAKMVDGLETSRLLVYRAGWLKNEGKRNTRETSLAKWHACDAAFDAACDAVQIHGAYGYSNEYPVERFMRNAKAPVIYEGTREIHTVMQAEYALGYRQDKQLRRMLPAWPFTEEAVEV, encoded by the coding sequence ATGAGTTTCGGTTTGACGGAAGAGCAAGAAGCAGTACGGAAAATGGTGCGCAGTTTTGTAGATAAAGAGATTATGCCCTATATTCAGGAATGGGACGCGAACGGGCACTTTGAGCGGAGCGTTATGACCCGTCTCGCGGATTTGGACCTGATGGGTGTATGCATTCCAGAAGAGTACGGCGGAAGCGGCATGGATTACAACACGCTGGCAATCGTTTGCGAAGAACTGGAACGAGGTGATACCGCATTCCGTACAGCCGTCTCTGTGCATACCGGCTTGAACAGCATGACGCTCCTACAGTGGGGCAATGAAGAGCAAAAGCAAAAATACCTCATACCACAGGCAAAGGGCGAAAAAATCGGCGCGTTTGGTCTGACTGAACCGAATGCGGGCTCCGATGTAGCAGCCATGCAGACGACGGCAGTACGCGATAGTGATGAGTATATACTTAACGGACAGAAAACGTGGATATCGCTTTGCGATGTTGCTGATCATTTCCTTGTATTTGCTTATACGGATAAGTCCAAGAAACATAAAGGTATTAGCTGCTTTATCGTTGAACGTACCTTCGAAGGTTTTTCTTCAAAGGCGATTAAAGGAAAATTAGGTATTCGTGCAGGCAACACAGGCGAGATTTTCTTCGATAATGTTCGTGTACCTGCGGCTAATCTGGTTGGTGAAGAAGGGGAAGGCTTCAAAATTGCGATGGCCGCGCTCGATAATGGACGATTCACTGTAGCGGCAGGCGCATGTGGATTGATTCAGGCATGCCTGGAGGAAAGTCTGAAATACTGCCAGGAACGCAGCACATTTGGTAAGGAAATCGGTAAGCATCAGCTCGTGCAGCAAATGATTGCTAAGATGGTGGATGGATTGGAGACGTCCCGCTTGCTGGTGTATCGAGCGGGTTGGCTGAAAAACGAAGGAAAGCGCAATACGCGTGAGACATCTCTCGCCAAGTGGCATGCGTGCGATGCGGCATTCGATGCGGCGTGCGATGCGGTACAAATTCATGGTGCATATGGCTATTCCAACGAATATCCAGTAGAGCGCTTTATGCGCAACGCGAAAGCGCCGGTTATTTATGAGGGCACACGAGAAATCCATACGGTTATGCAAGCGGAATATGCGCTTGGTTATCGCCAGGATAAACAGCTACGCCGCATGCTGCCGGCATGGCCGTTTACGGAAGAAGCAGTGGAAGTATAG
- a CDS encoding 5-oxoprolinase subunit C family protein, which translates to MLDVIKPGLHTTVQDLGRDGFYHLGVPPGGAADKYSFQIGNFLVGNPAHYAGLEIRMLGPTLLFTKRTLIAITGAPTPCFINDEPVPMWQCLEIKAGDVLSFRFAQQGICTYVCISGGIHSPEFLGSQSTYIVHQKPECGYKLEIGGKLMINEPLPGAFKHAGRFLPESFRPSFSKTAELHATLGLAIHRISDEGVRVFLDSEWIVSTESDRIAYRLSGGPISFEHTVQTTETDDYSANVVDLPYPVGVITVPNPKELIILVSDATAGGGFVTIGAVISSDLDTLNQCRPQTTVHFSAVTMEQALRLRAEKKQRLASAAEYLTT; encoded by the coding sequence ATGCTGGATGTGATAAAGCCAGGGCTTCATACTACCGTACAAGATTTGGGCAGGGACGGCTTTTACCATCTAGGCGTCCCTCCTGGTGGAGCGGCAGATAAATATTCATTTCAAATCGGGAATTTTCTAGTGGGCAATCCCGCCCACTACGCCGGATTAGAAATCCGCATGCTCGGTCCAACTCTGCTGTTTACCAAACGCACACTTATTGCTATTACCGGGGCACCGACACCCTGCTTTATAAACGATGAACCGGTGCCCATGTGGCAGTGCCTGGAAATCAAGGCCGGAGACGTACTTTCATTCCGCTTTGCCCAACAAGGGATTTGTACGTATGTATGTATATCGGGCGGCATTCATAGCCCAGAATTTCTGGGTAGCCAGTCTACGTACATCGTCCATCAAAAGCCGGAATGCGGATACAAGCTGGAGATAGGCGGCAAGCTTATGATTAATGAACCTCTGCCGGGTGCATTTAAACATGCAGGGAGGTTCCTGCCAGAATCATTCCGTCCCTCCTTCTCCAAGACCGCAGAATTGCATGCGACGCTGGGATTAGCTATTCATCGGATTAGCGATGAGGGAGTACGTGTATTCCTTGACAGCGAATGGATCGTCAGCACGGAATCGGATCGGATCGCATACCGACTAAGCGGGGGACCGATTTCTTTTGAACACACTGTCCAAACAACTGAGACAGACGACTATTCCGCTAACGTCGTAGACCTGCCCTATCCTGTAGGAGTGATTACCGTACCGAACCCGAAAGAACTCATTATTCTCGTAAGTGATGCAACGGCAGGCGGCGGATTTGTCACGATCGGTGCTGTTATCAGTTCAGATCTCGACACGTTGAATCAATGCCGACCTCAAACGACCGTACACTTCTCGGCAGTAACAATGGAACAGGCGCTTCGTCTGCGCGCCGAAAAAAAACAACGTCTTGCCAGCGCTGCTGAATATCTTACAACGTAA
- a CDS encoding 5-oxoprolinase subunit B family protein produces the protein MLALAETRFSFVGDEYIYAEISREMSVSTSFKALAVTRELHARTIPGIIDICPANASYLIRYNPDIVSPYDLLDYLKEIDLTKSRPEALNLTSRIVEIPTWYNDPTTREYARRFKDRNESPHFSDFELVMKSRGFTDEQAFINDHASTPYLLTMVGFILGTAWEFPLLLPPDGVFDIPKYKSPRTETPRQAIGMGGAFTVVYPVASSGSYQLIGITPVPVYHPEQKLAEFKDSMFLARPGDIWVHRPIGETEYYSILTQVENGIYRYRTKNFDFSPEQYAQEGKAYIDSMMKGF, from the coding sequence TTGCTTGCATTAGCCGAAACAAGATTTTCTTTTGTAGGTGATGAATATATTTATGCCGAAATCTCACGTGAGATGAGCGTAAGCACTTCTTTCAAAGCGCTTGCAGTCACCCGCGAGCTACACGCCCGTACCATTCCTGGCATTATCGATATTTGTCCTGCGAACGCATCGTATCTAATTCGATATAATCCGGATATTGTATCACCGTATGATCTGCTGGATTACTTAAAAGAAATCGATCTTACGAAGAGTCGGCCCGAGGCGCTCAACCTGACCTCTCGAATCGTCGAGATTCCAACATGGTATAACGATCCGACAACACGCGAATATGCCAGGCGATTCAAGGATCGTAATGAAAGTCCTCACTTCTCCGATTTTGAGCTGGTTATGAAGAGTAGAGGATTTACAGATGAACAAGCGTTTATTAACGACCATGCAAGCACACCGTATTTGTTAACTATGGTCGGGTTTATTCTCGGCACCGCCTGGGAATTCCCTTTGCTCTTGCCTCCAGACGGAGTTTTCGATATACCAAAATACAAGAGTCCGCGCACCGAAACTCCGCGGCAGGCCATCGGAATGGGCGGCGCTTTTACAGTCGTATATCCGGTAGCAAGTTCAGGAAGCTATCAATTGATAGGCATCACTCCTGTGCCTGTCTATCACCCTGAACAAAAGCTTGCTGAGTTCAAGGATTCTATGTTTCTAGCTCGCCCTGGTGATATTTGGGTGCACCGTCCGATAGGCGAAACTGAATACTATTCCATTCTCACACAAGTAGAAAACGGAATCTATCGTTACCGTACAAAAAACTTCGACTTCTCACCGGAACAATATGCCCAGGAGGGAAAAGCATATATCGATTCTATGATGAAAGGATTCTAG
- a CDS encoding sigma 54-interacting transcriptional regulator: MITWHNLLYPIPISVTTDTTIREAAHFIQQSGGDILLIEHKGEILGYVDSHSLLDQLIHSPGQPMRYKTDVLVVEETAPVEFYHNVSIVLGKNRSGRFTGYSTMEAARHAIKTLQLTQMQKIFASAGIGIVTTDDQFQIMFLNEKAEEIFGVSRNVLLYRNYKTLLLTQENLDSVLKGKQLVSVASSFNSKPIIGNFSPLYENEQVSGIVHLFYPRRQLEESVQELEFVRNLNEDLQVLYASSNEQLVVVDKAGTIIRLSGAFSSDIWQTPNPEDILGSSVYLLEREGIFPADIIDRCRKQKQKIMHIQETKRGRRLWAVAVPVFKAKKIEKIVIVLRDITELSDYQIGTQADSNGEDKMNKPLIYRSKSMEDIVEQAKRIAEVDSTVLLYGESGVGKEVFAQTIHAHSPRHNKPFVRVNCGAIPETLMESEFFGYESGAFTGADRKGKPGLFELAHTGTIFLDEVGELPANLQVKLLRVLQEREIRRIGGTHTIPIDVRIVAATNKDLRHMVHQKTFREDLYYRLNVIPITIPALRQRQVDIVPLSLHFLDVYNKKYSKEKQLSREAVEVLENYDWPGNIRELQNVIERLVVITRDNFIEGQDVLSALYGEVSEESTGRVAVHEIMPLKDALEQVETNLLSLALQKYRTAAEAAQVLGISESTISRKIKRRFG; the protein is encoded by the coding sequence ATGATTACATGGCATAACCTTCTCTACCCTATTCCCATATCTGTCACTACAGACACCACAATTCGAGAAGCCGCCCATTTTATTCAGCAATCCGGGGGCGATATCCTGCTCATCGAACATAAAGGTGAGATTCTAGGGTATGTTGATTCGCACTCACTATTGGATCAGCTTATTCATTCCCCGGGGCAACCGATGCGTTATAAGACCGATGTGCTTGTCGTGGAAGAAACGGCACCAGTGGAATTCTATCATAATGTGTCTATTGTTCTCGGTAAAAACCGCAGCGGTAGATTTACCGGATACAGCACAATGGAAGCGGCACGTCATGCAATCAAAACTTTGCAGCTCACCCAAATGCAGAAAATTTTTGCCAGCGCAGGCATCGGTATCGTAACGACGGATGACCAATTTCAAATTATGTTTCTTAATGAAAAAGCGGAAGAAATTTTCGGTGTATCACGCAACGTTCTTCTGTACCGTAATTACAAAACATTGCTACTCACCCAGGAAAACCTGGACAGTGTGCTAAAGGGTAAACAGCTCGTCAGCGTGGCAAGCTCCTTTAATTCTAAACCAATTATCGGAAACTTCTCCCCTCTTTACGAAAATGAGCAAGTTTCCGGTATCGTCCATCTGTTCTACCCAAGAAGACAATTAGAGGAATCGGTGCAAGAACTCGAATTCGTTAGGAATCTAAATGAGGATTTACAAGTGTTGTACGCTTCCTCTAATGAACAGCTGGTCGTCGTTGATAAAGCTGGAACGATTATCCGACTATCCGGAGCATTCTCATCCGACATCTGGCAGACACCTAACCCTGAGGATATTCTAGGCTCCTCCGTCTACCTGTTAGAGCGGGAAGGCATTTTCCCGGCTGATATTATAGACAGATGTCGCAAACAGAAACAGAAAATCATGCATATACAGGAAACAAAACGCGGACGAAGGCTATGGGCGGTCGCCGTTCCTGTCTTTAAAGCTAAAAAAATCGAGAAAATCGTCATTGTTCTGCGTGATATTACAGAACTGAGTGATTATCAGATCGGAACACAGGCCGACAGCAACGGTGAAGACAAGATGAACAAGCCCCTCATTTATCGCTCAAAAAGTATGGAGGATATCGTCGAACAAGCTAAACGTATCGCCGAAGTAGATTCAACCGTACTGCTGTACGGAGAGTCTGGCGTAGGGAAGGAAGTATTCGCGCAGACCATCCATGCGCATAGCCCGCGCCATAACAAGCCTTTTGTACGTGTTAATTGCGGCGCTATTCCGGAGACTCTTATGGAAAGTGAATTCTTCGGGTATGAATCGGGTGCATTTACAGGAGCAGATCGAAAAGGAAAACCCGGTCTGTTCGAGCTGGCACACACAGGAACCATTTTCCTTGATGAAGTCGGAGAATTGCCTGCCAACCTTCAGGTCAAATTATTGCGCGTTCTGCAGGAAAGAGAAATACGTCGTATCGGTGGCACGCATACCATTCCAATCGACGTTCGGATTGTCGCTGCTACCAACAAGGATTTGCGGCATATGGTCCATCAGAAGACGTTTCGCGAGGATTTGTATTATCGCTTGAATGTCATTCCGATTACGATTCCCGCCCTGCGGCAGCGACAAGTGGATATCGTTCCACTCTCGCTTCATTTTCTGGACGTTTATAATAAAAAATACAGTAAAGAGAAGCAGCTTTCACGCGAAGCAGTAGAAGTGCTAGAAAATTATGATTGGCCCGGCAACATACGCGAACTGCAAAACGTTATCGAACGCCTTGTCGTCATTACACGCGATAACTTCATTGAGGGTCAGGATGTCCTCTCCGCCTTATACGGCGAGGTGTCGGAAGAGAGCACCGGACGGGTGGCCGTTCATGAAATCATGCCGCTCAAAGATGCGCTGGAACAAGTAGAGACAAATCTGCTGTCGCTCGCACTGCAAAAATACCGCACAGCTGCCGAGGCGGCGCAAGTATTGGGCATCAGCGAATCGACCATCAGCCGTAAAATTAAACGAAGATTCGGATAG
- a CDS encoding hydantoinase B/oxoprolinase family protein, giving the protein MSQNTQSVVTRLDPVTFEVLKNAFVNLVDQMSEQILRTCYSFVIYSRDFSSAICDAQGNTIMQGTQDISVHVGTLHLTAKAVLEDFGDDIHPGDVFLVNDPYRGGTHFCDVRIIRPVFYNDQLIAFMQSNGHWADVGGSVPGSFNVQSKDHYGEGMRIPPVRLWSQGRYLSDVANLMVSNMRVPEERLGDLRAQSEATKVGEAQLVRLIEKYGIETVLTAFEEVQNYVERLGRSRIAELPDGTWETTDYIDMDPEIGDQLIPINIRMTIQDDEIYYDLNGSHPYISCFLNSGFGASFSAVISGTKTFFPDIPLNSGFYRFVHVELPENSVVNAPWPVAVTGFCSGAYEKIMNAIFELWSEIMPERALACSFNLEYLLIGGWDRRPGYDNYFMWYDWMAGGHGGRAYKDGANALSPVFGVGLSIQPCEGQERLSPVITTHHEIVADSAGPGKFRGGAGVRKGGILTECENTVMSYCCDRSRSVTWGIQGGLPSLPHGAKLHPDTEEERFLGTVFSNVPLKPGTSFDRPSAGGGGLGDPLERDPRLVLEDVIDGYVSIERARKDYGVLIKEIDREIDLFEIDEEATEREREYIRTHRKAWLEEDMKSVEAKYNSGEIDALDVIRRHGVIIDYATGKVLPVSTEQYRTMLRKRTLAYWS; this is encoded by the coding sequence ATGAGCCAGAACACTCAATCCGTTGTTACCCGTCTGGATCCTGTCACGTTCGAAGTACTGAAGAACGCTTTCGTCAACCTTGTAGATCAAATGTCGGAGCAAATTCTCCGCACATGCTACTCGTTCGTTATCTACAGTCGTGACTTCAGCTCCGCTATCTGTGATGCACAAGGTAACACCATTATGCAAGGAACGCAGGATATCTCCGTACATGTGGGTACGCTTCACTTAACGGCAAAAGCGGTCCTAGAAGACTTTGGTGATGACATTCACCCCGGCGATGTGTTCCTTGTTAATGACCCGTACCGGGGCGGTACTCACTTCTGCGATGTACGCATCATTCGTCCGGTATTTTATAACGATCAGCTCATTGCATTCATGCAATCCAATGGACACTGGGCCGACGTAGGCGGTAGCGTTCCCGGCTCATTTAATGTACAGTCAAAAGATCATTACGGCGAAGGAATGCGGATTCCCCCTGTCCGACTGTGGAGCCAGGGACGATATCTATCCGATGTAGCCAACCTAATGGTATCCAATATGCGTGTACCAGAAGAGCGTCTTGGAGATTTGCGTGCACAATCCGAAGCGACAAAAGTCGGAGAAGCCCAGCTCGTCCGTCTGATTGAAAAATACGGGATAGAGACAGTTCTTACTGCCTTCGAAGAAGTACAGAATTACGTGGAACGCCTCGGACGTTCGCGCATTGCCGAGCTGCCGGACGGTACATGGGAGACGACCGACTATATTGACATGGACCCGGAAATCGGGGATCAGCTCATTCCGATTAACATCCGTATGACGATTCAAGACGATGAGATATATTATGATTTAAACGGATCACATCCGTACATCAGTTGCTTTTTAAACTCCGGCTTCGGCGCTTCCTTCTCTGCCGTTATCTCTGGAACAAAAACATTTTTCCCTGACATCCCGCTTAATTCGGGCTTCTATCGATTCGTGCATGTGGAACTTCCCGAGAACTCGGTCGTCAATGCCCCTTGGCCCGTGGCGGTGACAGGATTCTGCTCGGGTGCTTACGAGAAAATTATGAATGCCATCTTCGAACTGTGGTCGGAGATTATGCCGGAACGCGCTCTTGCCTGCTCCTTCAACCTGGAATATCTGCTCATCGGCGGATGGGACCGTCGGCCAGGATACGACAATTACTTCATGTGGTATGACTGGATGGCAGGTGGGCATGGCGGTCGGGCCTACAAAGACGGAGCCAATGCTCTCTCTCCGGTGTTTGGCGTAGGACTTAGCATTCAACCGTGCGAGGGACAGGAACGCCTTTCACCGGTCATCACAACACACCACGAGATTGTTGCCGATTCAGCCGGGCCGGGTAAATTCCGTGGTGGCGCCGGCGTACGCAAAGGTGGTATTCTCACAGAATGCGAGAATACGGTTATGTCCTACTGCTGCGACCGTTCCCGCTCCGTAACATGGGGTATCCAGGGAGGGCTTCCTTCTCTGCCGCATGGAGCAAAGCTGCATCCGGATACAGAAGAAGAACGCTTCCTAGGCACAGTATTCTCCAATGTACCATTAAAACCAGGTACGTCCTTTGACCGTCCTTCCGCAGGTGGCGGTGGATTGGGTGACCCACTGGAGCGCGATCCTCGCCTGGTGCTTGAAGATGTCATTGATGGTTACGTATCCATTGAACGGGCACGAAAAGATTATGGTGTCCTAATTAAAGAAATCGATCGGGAAATCGATTTATTCGAAATCGATGAAGAAGCTACAGAAAGGGAACGCGAGTATATCCGCACTCACCGCAAAGCTTGGCTGGAAGAAGATATGAAATCGGTAGAAGCCAAATACAACAGCGGCGAGATTGATGCGCTTGATGTCATCCGCCGTCATGGTGTCATCATCGACTATGCGACTGGCAAAGTCCTTCCTGTTTCTACGGAACAGTATCGGACAATGCTTCGCAAGCGTACGCTCGCTTACTGGTCGTAA